Genomic window (Escherichia fergusonii ATCC 35469):
AGAAGGGTTAATGATTTTCAGTTGTTTACCTTCGTATTTAAATCGCAGCATATCCCGCGCTTTACCAGCCTGGACAGGTAAATTTATTGGACGGTAAAATAATTTAATTCTGTTTTGTAACGCCAGTTGTAACGTGTTTTTCTGGGTATTCTTCTCATCCGTTGGCGGAATCGCTTTCACATTCATCCAGAATAATGTTTCGCGATCAGTCGGTAACTGTGATTTACCAATAAACATTATCCTCAATGATGCTTCTTTTCGCGTTGGCAACATAAATAAAGGAGGCGTAACCACAAAATCCTGACTTTTTTTACTGCTTTGATTGTCATCAACCCATGACTGGATTAAATAGCTGGTGTTAGCCCCACCATTCTGCACATTTAATGTAATTTGCTGACTGTCAGATGGATAAATCAGACGCGTGGAGCCGAGGCCGAAACCACCCGCAGCAATAGAGTTGACAGATATGGCAGACAGTAAAAATAGAGCACCGACCCTTATGACATATTGAGCATTCAGCAAAGAATTAATGTTTCTATTCGTAAAACATTTATTTTTTGAAATCCATCTCATACTGCATCCTTGTAGATGAAACTAATTTTAATTACTGATACGTGTCTATTTATTATAATTCAACACGTAATATTAATTTCAGGCTACAAATAACTGTAACCTGAAATTTTCTTGCGTAATTATTCGTACAGCACGACGAAACTTGCCGTAGATTTAACCAGACCGGGTGCAACGGTATTACCGTTCTGCGCATAGCCCGCAGTAAATGCCGCAGTAAAATCATGTTTGACTGCATCGCCGGGAATCACGTAAGCCGCCGAAGAACCACTACCCTGAGGAGTTTGTGTATTCAGTTTAATCAGACCATCAGCTGTCGTGTTTTTAGAATAAATACGAATCCCTACACCTGTTGCACCTGCTTCGCCATTACCATCAGCATCAGTGTCTCCTTCAACTTCATTGGCAAGCGTCTGATTAGCACTGTCTGCTACGCCAGTAAAACGAAATTCAATATTTTGACTGTCCGTATTGCTACAATCGGTCAGTTTAATGTTGAAGTCAGTCTGGTTACTGGCTCCCGTTGCCTCGGTATCAATGCCTGTGAAAGCGTTAGAAGGTACGACTGGCAGTACCACTTCAATCTGTTTCGATTCTGTAGCAACCTTGCATGTCGCTTTAACCACACGCCCCGTAAAGCGGATGTTTCCGCCCATCGCATCGGTGTTGCTATCCATATCGGTAAGTTTTGGATAATCAACGGTACTCCAGTCTGTATCCGCGCCACCAAATTTTGATGCATCGCCTGGCGCAGCGATTACCGCTGTTGACATCAGCATACCTGATGCCAGTAAAGCTACAGATAAATTAGATAAATGAAATTTCATTTATACCTTTCCTTTTGTTAAAAAATCCAAGTGATATAGGCAATTTTTCATATGTAACTATCATGGGTTACGATACAAAAAAGAATAAATGGGTACTGGTAACCCCACAGGAATGAATGAAGAGAAAGAATGATAGATAAATATTATATTTAGTGAGGATAATTTAACTCTAAAAAAACTGATTCGCAATCAATGGTTTTAAATTATAACCTATCCACTTGAAAAAAAAGAGAATTACATTCACCAGAGTAATTAAACCACGGCAACAACAATAATTAAAATGAATAATCTTCTCTTATTCATATAAAAATAATATCAAATCCTCTTGATTTAAATTAATTCTCACAATTAATTTTCAGAATACATTCACAATGCAAATTCAATGAAAATAATTATTCGTTTTACGTATTATACCAATACAAAAAAATGCCGTGTGTTCCATTAAAGATAATCTTTATGGAAACACCCGGCAGTGTCATTAGGTAATAATTACAATCTCACCGGATCGATATGCCAGATATGATCAGCGTACTCTTTGATAGTGCGGTCAGAAGAGAAATAACCCATATTAGCGATGTTCAGCATTGCTTTTGCAGTCCACTCTTCCTGGCGACCATACAGTTCGTCCACTTTATCCTGACAATCAACGTAACTGCGGTAATCAGCCAGTACCTGATAGTGATCACCAAAGTTAATCAGTGAATCCACCAAATCCCGGTAACGCCCCGGTTCTTCCGGGCTGAAAACACCGCTGCCAATTTGCGTCAGCACCTGATGCAGCTCTTCATCTTTCTCATAGTACTCACGCGGCTTATAGCCCTGACGACGCAGTTCTTCCACTTCTTCCGCAGTATTACCAAAGATAAAGATATTGTCAGCACCGACATGATCCAGCATCTCGACGTTCGCACCGTCCAGCGTACCGATAGTCAGCGCGCCGTTAAGTGCAAACTTCATATTACTGGTGCCGGAAGCTTCTGTGCCTGCCAGGGAAATTTGTTCTGACAGATCAGCCGCTGGAATGATCATCTGCGCCAGACTCACGCTGTAGTTCGGGATAAATACAACCTTCAGTTTGTCGCCAATCTGCGGATCGTTATTGATCACTTTCGCCACATCGTTGATCAGGTGAATGATGTGTTTTGCCATGTAATATGCTGAAGCAGCTTTCCCGGCAAAAATGTTCACACGCGGCACCCACTCTGCATCAGGATCAGCCTTAATGCGGTTGTAGCGGGTAATCACATGCAGCACATTCATCAATTGACGTTTGTACTCGTGGATACGTTTGATCTGCACATCAAACAACGCTTTCGGATTAACGACAACGTTGAGCTGTTGCGCGATAAAAATAGCCAGACGCTTTTTGTTTTCCAGCTTGGCATTGTGAATTGCCCGATTAACCAGCGGGAAATCGCAGTGCTGTTCAAGTTCGCTGAGCTGGCTTAGGTCGGTACGCCAGTTACGACCAATATTTTCGTCCAGCACTTTGGAAAGCGACGGGTTAGCCACAGCCAGCCAGCGACGCGGCGTTACGCCGTTCGTCACGTTGGTAAAGCGCCCAGGGAAAATCGTCGCGAAATCCGCAAATAGCGATTGCACCATCAGGTTTGAGTGCAGCTCGGACACACCGTTGACTTTATGGCTAACCACAACCGCCAGCCACGCCATCCGCACACGTCGGCCGTTCGATTCATCAATGATCGACGCACGCCCCAGCAGACCGGTATCGTTCGGATACTGCTCCTGCACGGTTTTCAGGAAGTAGTCGTTGATCTCAAAGATGATCTGCAAATGACGCGGCAGGATTTTACCCAGCATATCTACCGGCCAGGTTTCCAGCGCTTCACTCATCAGCGTGTGGTTGGTATAGGAGAAGACCTGACAACACACTTCAAACGCGTCATCCCAGCTAAACTTATGCTCATCAATCAACAGGCGCATAAGCTCTGGGATCGACAACACCGGGTGGGTATCGTTGAGGTGAATGGCGATTTTATCCGCCAGATTGTCGTAGGTTTTATGCAGCTGATAATGACGGCTTAGAATATCCTGCACGGTGGCGGAGACCAGGAAATACTCCTGGCGCAGGCGTAACTCACGACCTGAGTAGGTGGAATCATCCGGGTAAAGTACGCGGGAAACGTTCTCGGAGTGGTTTTTATCTTCCACTGCGGCAAAGTAGTCGCCCTGGTTGAATTTACCGAGGTTAATTTCACTACTGGCCTGAGCATTCCACAAACGCAAGGTATTGGTCGCGTCAGTGTCGTAGCCAGGGATAATCTGGTCGTAAGCAACTGCGAGGATCTCTTCGGTTTCAATCCAGCGAGTTTTCTTACCCTCCTGCTGGATACGCCCGCCAAAGCGAACTTTGTAACGGGTGTTGTGCCGTTTGAACTCCCACGGGTTGCCATATTCCAGCCAGTAGTCTGGAGACTCTTTCTGGCTGCCGTTGACGATGTTCTGCTTAAACATGCCGTAGTCGTAACGGATACCATAACCACGACCTGGCAGCCCTAAGGTTGCCAGTGAGTCAAGGAAACAGGCCGCCAGACGCCCCAGACCACCGTTGCCGAGGCCAGGGTCATTTTCTTCATCAATCAACTCTTCAAGATCTAAGCCCATTGCTTCCAGTGCGTTTTTAACATCGTCATAAATACCTAACGATAACAACGCATTGGACAGGGTTCGACCAATCAGAAACTCCATCGACAGGTAGTAAACCTGGCGAGTTTCCTGCGACAACTGCGCACGGTTAGAGCGCAACCAGCGCTCTACAAGGCGGTCGCGCACCGCAAACAGTGTCGCGTTAAGCCATTCATGTTTATTGGCAATGACAGGATCTTTGCCAATCGTAAACATCAGCTTATAGGCGATTGAATGCTTAAGAGCCTCAACGCTAAGTGTGGGCGATGCATAAGTAAATGGAGCATTCATATAGGTGATCCCTGGGATACTATTTCAAGCGATAGTAAAGCTCACGGTACGACTTCGCCGCGACATGCCAGCTGAAGTCCATTGACATCGCCTGACGTTGTACAAACCGCCAAAGAGAAGGTCGGGACCACAACACAAAGGCGCGTCGGATGGCACGAAGTAGTGACCAGGCATTGCTATCTTCAAATACAAACCCACTGGCGATGCCGTCCGCAAGGTTTTCCAGCGAACTATCAGACACCGTATCAGCAAGCCCACCAGTACGCCGCACCAGCGGTAACGTACCGTACTTCAATCCATAAAGTTGCGTTAAACCGCACGGCTCAAAACGGCTGGGCACCAGAATGACATCCGCGCCGCCCATAATGCGATGAGAAAACGCTTCGTGATAACCAATCTGTACACCTACCTGACCGGGATGTTCCGCTGCGGCTGCCAGGAACCCTTCCTGCAAAACGGGGTCGCCCGCGCCGAGAAGAGCGAGCTGTCCGCCTTGCTCAAGCAGGCCGGGTAATGCTTCCAGTACCAGATCCAAACCTTTCTGGCTGGTAAGGCGACTCACAACAGCAAAAAGCGGCGCTTTATCGTCAACCTTAAGCCCCATGGCGATCTGCAACTGACGTTTGTTCTCCGCTTTCTCTTCCAGTGTGTCACGGGTATAGCGTGATGCGAGCAATAAGTCTGTTTCAGGACTCCAGATTTTCTCATCAACACCATTCAACACCCCGGAAAGACGACCTTCCCGATGACGCTGCTGCAACAGACCTTCCATACCATATGCAAACTGAGGCTCGGTAATTTCACGCGCATAAGTCGGGCTAACCGCCGTAATGTGATCAGCGTAATACAGCCCTGATTTCAGGAATGAAATCTGACCGTTGAACTCCAGGCCGTTAATGTTAAAGAACGACCACGGCAACTGAATTTCATCCATATGATGGGCGTAAAACATCCCCTGATACGCCAGGTTATGTACGGTAAACACTGACTTCGCCGGGCGACCCCGCGCTGCCAGATAAGCAGGTGCCAGACCAGCATGCCAGTCGTGAGCGTGGACAACATCCGGACGCCAGAAAGGATCGAGTCCACAAGCCATTTCGCATCCTACCCACCCTAACAGAGCGAAACGGATGACGTTGTCAGTGTAAGCAAACAAGTTTGTGTCATGGTATGGGCTACCCGGACGATCATAGAGATGCGGGGCGTCGATCAGATAAATTCCGACCCCGTTGTAGTGGCCGAACAGCAACGTAATTGGCCCGGCGAACGTATCCCGACGGGTTACCACCTGCGCATCCGTAATACCACGACGAATGTCGGGGAAGGCAGGTAACAATACGCGCGCGTCCACGCCATCCTCGATTTGCACTGCAGGCAACGCACCGATGACATCCGCCAGACCGCCCGTTTTTAGCAACGGGAACATCTCAGAACAAACGTGTAAAACCTGCATTATCGCTCCTGTTTATGCCCTAACTTCCGCAGCATCTCACGGGTTACCAGCACGATGCCTTCCTCTGAACGGTAGAAACGACGTGCATCTTCCTCCGCATTCTCCCCAATCACCATCCCTTCCGGAATGACACAGGCACGGTCAATGACGCAGCGACGTAAACGACAAGAACGTCCTACCCATACTTCCGGCAGCAATACTGCCGAATCGATATTACAGAATGAATTTACACGGACTCTGGAGAAGAGAACGGATTGCACTACGACTGAACCGGAGATCACGCAGCCGCCGGAAACCAGCGAGTTAAGCGTCATACCATGGCTGCCTGAACGGTCCTGAACAAACTTCGCCGGAGGCAGAGATTCGTTATAAGTACGAATCGGCCAGTGCTGGTCATACATATCCAGTTCTGGCACAACAGATGCCAGGTCTAAGTTCGCTTTCCAGTAAGCTTCGAGCGTACCTACATCGCGCCAGTACGGTTCAGAATCAGGATCGGACTGTACGCAAGAGAGCGGGAATGGATGTGCATAAGCCATGCCAGCCTGGGTGATCTTCGGAATAATATCTTTACCGAAATCATGGCTGGAGTTTTCGTCGTTATCGTCTTCTTCCAACAGTTCATACAGGTAATCCGCGTCAAAGACGTAAATCCCCATACTGGCCAGCGAACGAGTTGGATCATTTGGCATTGAAGGTGGATTTGCTGGTTTTTCCACGAACTCAATAATTTTTTCGTCCTGGTCAACAGCCATTACACCAAATGCACTTGCTTCCTGAATAGGCACTGGCATACAAGCTACGGTGCAACGTGCACCTTTTTCGACGTGGTCGATCAGCATACGCGAGTAGTCTTGCTTGTAGATATGATCCCCGGCGAGGATTACCACGTACTCAGCTTTGTAACGACGAATAATATCCAGGTTCTGCGTAACCGCATCTGCCGTTCCGCGATACCAGTTTTCGCCTTTCATTCTTTGCTGAGCAGGCAGCAAATCGACGAACTCATTCATCTCTTCATTGAAGAATGACCAACCGCGTTGAATATGCTGCACCAACGTATGTGACTGGTATTGCGTAATCACGCCGATACGGCGAATACCGGAGTTAATACAGTTAGAGAGTGCAAAATCGATAATACGAAACTTTCCACCAAAGTGGACGGCAGGCTTTGCTCGCTTATTAGTTAAATCTTTCAGACGGGTTCCACGACCCCCTGCGAGAATGAGCGCAACAGATTTGATGGGCAGCTGGCGTGCCAACATCAGCGGATCATTTTTTTCTAGCCCAACCATAATTAACTCCTTTTTCTATGACTTTTGAAACACGCACAGCCCGTGCGCAGACCCATGCCAGACTTCCAAAACGACCGGATTATCCTCTCCGGCGAAAGGAGGAATAGCGCGCCATTCCCCCTCGGGCAGAACAATATCAACCAAATGTGGTGTAGCATTCAGTGCGATAAGCCAGCGGTCGGATAACATGATTTGCATACATGTCATACCATGTTGCCACTCTTCAACACTTAAAACCTGACCATCTTTATTTAACCAACGTACATTGCCATCATTCTCTTGCCACCACTGATTTCGTGTCAGTGCCGGAATTTGTTGCCGTAGATGAATCAATGCCGCTGTAAAATCGGTCAATCCATTGTTTGCCCGCTCCCAGTCCAGCCAGGTCAGCGCATTATCCTGACAATACGCGTTATTGTTTCCATGCTGGCTATGGCCATGTTCATCACCTGCCAGCAGCATTGGCGTTCCCTGTGAAAGCAAAAGCGTCGTTAACAGCGCGTGTACGCTGTCGCGTCGACGCTCAATCAGATCAAGTGATCCGCCTAATCCTTCTTTACCATGATTGTTACTATGGTTATTGTTGCTGCCGTCGCGATTTTCTTCTCCATTTGCTTCATTGTGTTTATTTGTGAAGCAGACACAGTCACGTAACGTGAAACCGTCATGCGCAGTGACCAAATTTATTGATGCGCCTGGCAAACGACCGTTACGATTAAATACGTCGCTGGAGCCAGCAAAACGCCCCGCAAAATCACCCAGTGACAAATTACGTTGCAACCAGAAACGCCGGGTTGCATCGCGGAAGTGATCATTCCACTCCGCAAACAACGGTGGGAAATTTCCCACCTGATATCCACCTTCGCCGATATCCCACGGTTCGGCGATAAGCTTCACCTGCGAAAGTACAGGGCAGTTCTGGATAGCAGTAAAAAGTGGTGCGTCCTGGCGAAACGCCGGAGTGCGCCCCATTACCGATGCCAAATCAAAACGAAAACCATCAACATGGCAGGTTTCAACCCAGTAACGCAGGCATTCGAGCGCATATTCCATCACGCCAGGATTACTCAGATTCAGCGTATTACCACAACCCGTCCAGTTGTGATAATCGCCATCCTCTTTGATCCAATAATAGCTACGGTTGTCAATTCCGCGCAGTGAGAACATCGGCCCGTCGAGATCCAGCTCTGCACTATGGTTGATGACGATATCGAGAATGACTTCGATTCCTGCTTTATGCAGCTCTTTAACGGCATCCCGGAACTCATCCAGCGCACTTTCTGGCGAACAGGCATACACCGGATGCAGCGCAAACATCGCCATCGGGTTATAGCCCCAATAGTTTGTCAATCCGAGTCGTTGCAGACGCGGTTCGCTGGCAAAATGGATAACAGGCATCAGCTCCAGCGCGGTAATCCCCAACCGTTTGAAATAGTTGATCATTACCGGATGGCCCAACGCTTTATACCGCCCACGGATCTCTGCCGGGATTTCCGGGTGCTGGTACGTTAAGCCTTTTACATGGGCTTCGTAGATGACCGTATTGCCCCACGGCGTGCGCGGCGGGGCGTCGTCTTCCCAGTTATAACTATCAGACACCACCACACATTTTGGTGCGATGGTGGCGTTATCCCGGCTATCTGGTGTTTCATAGCCCGCGTGGAATAGCGGGTTATCATGAAGATCACCTTCAACACGACGTGCGCAGGGATCAATCAACAGTTTCGCCGGGTTAAAGCGATGCCCTGCGGCAGGTTGCCACGGACCATGTACACGATAACCATAGCGCAAACCGGGTCTGGCATCTGCTAAATAGCCATGCCAGACATCTCCGCTGCGCCCCGGCAGGTCAAAACGTACCTCATTTCCCTGTGCATCAAAGACACACAGTTCTACGCGTTCGGCATGAGCAGAAAAGAGTGTAAAGTTAACGCCATGCCCGTCATACGTTGCACCATGAGGCGTCGCCTTGCCGGTTGTCAGTTGCGTCATTCCCCCTCCCGAACCAGCCAGACGGTAGCCAGCGGTGGCAGTGTGATGCTCAGAGAGTGCTGACGTCCGTGGCTGGCGATCTCATCGCTCTGTACCACGCCGCCGTTACCCGCATTACTACCGTGGTAGTGCATGGAATCGGTGTTCAAAATTTCACGCCATTTACCAGGTTGATTAATGCCAAAGCGATAATCATGACGCGGTACTGGCGTAAAGTTACTGGCAACTATGATTTCATTCCCGGCTTTGTCGCGGCGAACAAAGATCAGCACTGAGCGTTCTTTGTCATCTACCACCAGCCATTCAAAACCATATGGGTCAAAATCAAGCTCATGCAGTGCTTTGTGGTGACGATAAGTATGATTCAGGTCGCGCACCAGGCGCTGGACACCGTGATGCCAGTTGTCACCGCCTTCCAGAAGATGCCAGTCGAGGCTTGCGTCATGATTCCACTCACGCCCCTGAGCAAATTCATTCCCCATGAACAGCAGCTTCTTGCCCGGAAATGCCCACATCCAACCGTAATAAGCGCGCATGTTGGCAAATTTTTGCCATGCGTCGCCCGGCATCCGATCAAGAATCGATTTCTTACCGTGAACCACTTCATCGTGTGATAACGGCAGGACGAAGTTTTCAGTGTAGTTGTAGAGCATACCGAACGTCAGTTTATCGTGATGATATTGACGATAAACCGGGTCGAGCTTCATATAATCCAGGGTGTCGTGCATCCAGCCCAGATTCCACTTGTACCAGAAGCCGAGGCCGCCCATATCTTGTGGGCGAGAAACGCCTGGGAAGTCGGTAGACTCTTCCGCCATCGTCACCGCGCCCGATACTTGCTCACCGATAATACGGTTGGTGTTGCGAAGGAATTCAATCGCTTCGAGATTCTCGCGGCCACCAAACTCGTTCGGGATCCACTCGCCTTCTTTACGGCTGTAATCACGATAAATCATCGAAGCGACAGCATCGACTCGCAACGCATCGATACCAAAACGCTCGATCCAATACAGCGCGTTACCAACAAGGAAATTGCTGACTTCGCGACGACCATAGTTGTAGATCAGGGTATTCCAATCCTGATGGTAGCCTTCGCGCGGATCGCTATGTTCATACAGATTCGTGCCATCAAATTCGGCCAGGGCAAAGTCATCTGTCGGGAAGTGACCTGGCACCCAGTCGAGAATAACGTTCAAACCTGCTGCATGTGCGGCATCAATGAAATAGCGGAAATCATCGCGGGTGCCAAAGCGACGTGTCGGAGCATACAGGCCGGTTGGCTGGTAACCCCAACTGCCATCAAAGGGGTGTTCGTTAATTGGCAGCAGCTCAAGGTGAGTAAAGCCCATCCATTTAGCATATGGCACCAACTGGTCCGCCAGTTCGCGATAACTCAGCCAGAAATTGTTGTCGGTATGACGACGCCAGGAGCCAAGATGAACTTCATAAATAGAGATTGGTGCATCAAACTGATTCGCTTTTTTGCGCTCTTCGGTCTGTACGACCTTTTCAGGCAGCCCGCAAATAAGTGAAGCGGTTTCCGGGCGCATTTGCGCCTCAAAGGCATAAGGATCAGACTTCAGACGAAGATTGCCGTTAGCATCAATCATCTCGTACTTATAAAGCTGACCGTTATGGGCGCCAGGAATGAATAATTCCCAAATGCCGCTTTCTTTACGCAAACGCATCGGGTGACGGCGGCCATCCCAAAAGTTAAATTGCCCCACAACGGAGACACGACGAGCATTGGGTGCCCAAACGGAGAAGCGAGTTCCGGTCACGCCATCCATGGTATCTGCATGCGCGCCAAGTGTTTCATAAGGGCGCAAGTGAGTTCCTTCGGATAACAGCCAGGCATCCATCTCCTGAATAAGAGGACCAAAACGATAGGGATCATCGATCAGGTTTTGCTGTCCATGCCAGACAACAGCGAGTTGATAGCGGAAAAAATTTTTACGACGTGGTATTACACCACTGAAAAAACCACGAGAATCAAGACACTCAAGTTTAGCGAGTTTACGCCCCGTTTTTGGCTCGATAACCCAGACATCTGTGGCATCGGGCAATAGGGCGCGGACTTCCAACCCGGCGTTGGT
Coding sequences:
- a CDS encoding fimbria/pilus periplasmic chaperone — protein: MRWISKNKCFTNRNINSLLNAQYVIRVGALFLLSAISVNSIAAGGFGLGSTRLIYPSDSQQITLNVQNGGANTSYLIQSWVDDNQSSKKSQDFVVTPPLFMLPTRKEASLRIMFIGKSQLPTDRETLFWMNVKAIPPTDEKNTQKNTLQLALQNRIKLFYRPINLPVQAGKARDMLRFKYEGKQLKIINPSPYYLTVTGIRVQGTKLPNTFVPPKSDITVTSPVTLAGEITYQTINDYGATTARQKGTMQ
- a CDS encoding fimbrial protein, which codes for MKFHLSNLSVALLASGMLMSTAVIAAPGDASKFGGADTDWSTVDYPKLTDMDSNTDAMGGNIRFTGRVVKATCKVATESKQIEVVLPVVPSNAFTGIDTEATGASNQTDFNIKLTDCSNTDSQNIEFRFTGVADSANQTLANEVEGDTDADGNGEAGATGVGIRIYSKNTTADGLIKLNTQTPQGSGSSAAYVIPGDAVKHDFTAAFTAGYAQNGNTVAPGLVKSTASFVVLYE
- the glgP gene encoding glycogen phosphorylase, whose protein sequence is MNAPFTYASPTLSVEALKHSIAYKLMFTIGKDPVIANKHEWLNATLFAVRDRLVERWLRSNRAQLSQETRQVYYLSMEFLIGRTLSNALLSLGIYDDVKNALEAMGLDLEELIDEENDPGLGNGGLGRLAACFLDSLATLGLPGRGYGIRYDYGMFKQNIVNGSQKESPDYWLEYGNPWEFKRHNTRYKVRFGGRIQQEGKKTRWIETEEILAVAYDQIIPGYDTDATNTLRLWNAQASSEINLGKFNQGDYFAAVEDKNHSENVSRVLYPDDSTYSGRELRLRQEYFLVSATVQDILSRHYQLHKTYDNLADKIAIHLNDTHPVLSIPELMRLLIDEHKFSWDDAFEVCCQVFSYTNHTLMSEALETWPVDMLGKILPRHLQIIFEINDYFLKTVQEQYPNDTGLLGRASIIDESNGRRVRMAWLAVVVSHKVNGVSELHSNLMVQSLFADFATIFPGRFTNVTNGVTPRRWLAVANPSLSKVLDENIGRNWRTDLSQLSELEQHCDFPLVNRAIHNAKLENKKRLAIFIAQQLNVVVNPKALFDVQIKRIHEYKRQLMNVLHVITRYNRIKADPDAEWVPRVNIFAGKAASAYYMAKHIIHLINDVAKVINNDPQIGDKLKVVFIPNYSVSLAQMIIPAADLSEQISLAGTEASGTSNMKFALNGALTIGTLDGANVEMLDHVGADNIFIFGNTAEEVEELRRQGYKPREYYEKDEELHQVLTQIGSGVFSPEEPGRYRDLVDSLINFGDHYQVLADYRSYVDCQDKVDELYGRQEEWTAKAMLNIANMGYFSSDRTIKEYADHIWHIDPVRL
- the glgA gene encoding glycogen synthase GlgA, with the translated sequence MQVLHVCSEMFPLLKTGGLADVIGALPAVQIEDGVDARVLLPAFPDIRRGITDAQVVTRRDTFAGPITLLFGHYNGVGIYLIDAPHLYDRPGSPYHDTNLFAYTDNVIRFALLGWVGCEMACGLDPFWRPDVVHAHDWHAGLAPAYLAARGRPAKSVFTVHNLAYQGMFYAHHMDEIQLPWSFFNINGLEFNGQISFLKSGLYYADHITAVSPTYAREITEPQFAYGMEGLLQQRHREGRLSGVLNGVDEKIWSPETDLLLASRYTRDTLEEKAENKRQLQIAMGLKVDDKAPLFAVVSRLTSQKGLDLVLEALPGLLEQGGQLALLGAGDPVLQEGFLAAAAEHPGQVGVQIGYHEAFSHRIMGGADVILVPSRFEPCGLTQLYGLKYGTLPLVRRTGGLADTVSDSSLENLADGIASGFVFEDSNAWSLLRAIRRAFVLWSRPSLWRFVQRQAMSMDFSWHVAAKSYRELYYRLK
- the glgC gene encoding glucose-1-phosphate adenylyltransferase; this translates as MVGLEKNDPLMLARQLPIKSVALILAGGRGTRLKDLTNKRAKPAVHFGGKFRIIDFALSNCINSGIRRIGVITQYQSHTLVQHIQRGWSFFNEEMNEFVDLLPAQQRMKGENWYRGTADAVTQNLDIIRRYKAEYVVILAGDHIYKQDYSRMLIDHVEKGARCTVACMPVPIQEASAFGVMAVDQDEKIIEFVEKPANPPSMPNDPTRSLASMGIYVFDADYLYELLEEDDNDENSSHDFGKDIIPKITQAGMAYAHPFPLSCVQSDPDSEPYWRDVGTLEAYWKANLDLASVVPELDMYDQHWPIRTYNESLPPAKFVQDRSGSHGMTLNSLVSGGCVISGSVVVQSVLFSRVRVNSFCNIDSAVLLPEVWVGRSCRLRRCVIDRACVIPEGMVIGENAEEDARRFYRSEEGIVLVTREMLRKLGHKQER
- the glgX gene encoding glycogen debranching protein GlgX; translation: MTQLTTGKATPHGATYDGHGVNFTLFSAHAERVELCVFDAQGNEVRFDLPGRSGDVWHGYLADARPGLRYGYRVHGPWQPAAGHRFNPAKLLIDPCARRVEGDLHDNPLFHAGYETPDSRDNATIAPKCVVVSDSYNWEDDAPPRTPWGNTVIYEAHVKGLTYQHPEIPAEIRGRYKALGHPVMINYFKRLGITALELMPVIHFASEPRLQRLGLTNYWGYNPMAMFALHPVYACSPESALDEFRDAVKELHKAGIEVILDIVINHSAELDLDGPMFSLRGIDNRSYYWIKEDGDYHNWTGCGNTLNLSNPGVMEYALECLRYWVETCHVDGFRFDLASVMGRTPAFRQDAPLFTAIQNCPVLSQVKLIAEPWDIGEGGYQVGNFPPLFAEWNDHFRDATRRFWLQRNLSLGDFAGRFAGSSDVFNRNGRLPGASINLVTAHDGFTLRDCVCFTNKHNEANGEENRDGSNNNHSNNHGKEGLGGSLDLIERRRDSVHALLTTLLLSQGTPMLLAGDEHGHSQHGNNNAYCQDNALTWLDWERANNGLTDFTAALIHLRQQIPALTRNQWWQENDGNVRWLNKDGQVLSVEEWQHGMTCMQIMLSDRWLIALNATPHLVDIVLPEGEWRAIPPFAGEDNPVVLEVWHGSAHGLCVFQKS
- the glgB gene encoding 1,4-alpha-glucan branching enzyme — protein: MSDRIDRDVINALIAGHFADPFSVLGMHKTNAGLEVRALLPDATDVWVIEPKTGRKLAKLECLDSRGFFSGVIPRRKNFFRYQLAVVWHGQQNLIDDPYRFGPLIQEMDAWLLSEGTHLRPYETLGAHADTMDGVTGTRFSVWAPNARRVSVVGQFNFWDGRRHPMRLRKESGIWELFIPGAHNGQLYKYEMIDANGNLRLKSDPYAFEAQMRPETASLICGLPEKVVQTEERKKANQFDAPISIYEVHLGSWRRHTDNNFWLSYRELADQLVPYAKWMGFTHLELLPINEHPFDGSWGYQPTGLYAPTRRFGTRDDFRYFIDAAHAAGLNVILDWVPGHFPTDDFALAEFDGTNLYEHSDPREGYHQDWNTLIYNYGRREVSNFLVGNALYWIERFGIDALRVDAVASMIYRDYSRKEGEWIPNEFGGRENLEAIEFLRNTNRIIGEQVSGAVTMAEESTDFPGVSRPQDMGGLGFWYKWNLGWMHDTLDYMKLDPVYRQYHHDKLTFGMLYNYTENFVLPLSHDEVVHGKKSILDRMPGDAWQKFANMRAYYGWMWAFPGKKLLFMGNEFAQGREWNHDASLDWHLLEGGDNWHHGVQRLVRDLNHTYRHHKALHELDFDPYGFEWLVVDDKERSVLIFVRRDKAGNEIIVASNFTPVPRHDYRFGINQPGKWREILNTDSMHYHGSNAGNGGVVQSDEIASHGRQHSLSITLPPLATVWLVREGE